The Pirellulales bacterium genome includes a region encoding these proteins:
- a CDS encoding phage Gp37/Gp68 family protein, translating into MSATSTIEWTDATWNPVRGCTKISPGCKHCYAETFAERFRGVADHPYEQGFDLRLVPEKLLEPIKWATPKTVFVNSMSDLFHESVPDWYIEQVVRVMNLANWHTFQVLTKRAARLRDLLASTLSFAAGQRHIWWGVSVEDRKHGTPRITTLREAPAAIRFLSVEPLLEDLGEIDLSGIHWVIVGGESGAGARRMDEVWVRNVRCQCDAAGIPFFFKQWGGVRKSEAGRALEGRTFDDMPTRSAHRPPSKADRTAMIAAVNKWCSIVDRPMSQQQQNVV; encoded by the coding sequence ATGAGCGCGACGTCGACGATCGAATGGACCGATGCGACTTGGAATCCCGTGCGCGGATGCACAAAGATCAGCCCCGGGTGCAAACATTGCTATGCTGAGACGTTTGCAGAGCGCTTTCGAGGCGTGGCCGATCATCCCTACGAACAAGGTTTTGACCTGCGGCTTGTCCCAGAGAAGCTGCTGGAACCAATCAAATGGGCAACCCCGAAGACAGTTTTTGTCAACTCAATGAGTGACCTCTTTCACGAGAGCGTTCCGGATTGGTATATCGAGCAGGTCGTGCGCGTTATGAATCTGGCAAACTGGCACACGTTTCAGGTGTTGACCAAGCGAGCTGCGCGGCTGCGCGATTTACTTGCATCGACGCTCTCCTTTGCCGCCGGCCAACGCCACATTTGGTGGGGCGTGAGCGTCGAAGACAGGAAACACGGAACTCCGCGAATCACAACGTTGCGCGAGGCTCCGGCCGCAATTCGGTTCTTGTCGGTCGAACCGCTGCTTGAAGACTTGGGCGAGATTGACTTGAGTGGTATTCATTGGGTTATCGTGGGGGGAGAGAGTGGCGCCGGCGCAAGGCGGATGGACGAGGTTTGGGTAAGAAACGTTCGCTGCCAATGCGATGCGGCCGGGATCCCGTTCTTTTTCAAGCAGTGGGGCGGAGTAAGGAAATCGGAGGCTGGCAGGGCGCTCGAAGGTCGGACCTTTGACGACATGCCAACACGGAGCGCTCATCGACCACCCTCGAAGGCCGATCGAACAGCAATGATCGCGGCGGTGAACAAGTGGTGCTCAATTGTCGATCGGCCAATGTCGCAGCAACAGCAGAATGTTGTCTGA